The Streptomyces nitrosporeus genome includes a window with the following:
- a CDS encoding serine hydrolase domain-containing protein: protein MTSPVSETLLPGTRRALLHRVATAQTEGRAPSVVAAVQRGGQIAWSGARSCVEGHAPDEDTQFRIGSLTKTFTAVLVLRLRDEGLLGLDDPLEKHLPGTGVGEVTVFQLLGHSGGLAAETPAPWWERTPGSTRPELADVLGGQPLVHPAGRRHHYSNPGYTLLGSLVEKLRADTWSEVLRREILEPLGMDRTTAQPRAPHAGGWAVHPWADVMLPEPAEDLGLMAPAGQLWSTTADLLRFALFLAKGDDRVLSASSVEEMRAPAAPSEADDWSGNYGLGLQTVRRGNRTLLGHTGSLPGFLAALWFSVEDDVAAVVLANATSGPMIGEVAADLVRIVADAEPRIPEPWRPLPEVDEELLALTGLWYWGARPQTLVLTADRGVELRPLSGPGRGARFRACPDGTWTGLNGYYAGETLRVVRSADGTPTHLDLGSFVFTREPYDPASAVPGGVDEGGWRGLPE, encoded by the coding sequence ATGACCTCACCCGTATCCGAAACACTGCTCCCCGGCACCCGGCGGGCCCTGCTGCACCGTGTCGCCACCGCTCAGACCGAAGGACGCGCCCCTTCGGTCGTCGCCGCGGTACAGCGGGGCGGCCAGATCGCCTGGAGCGGCGCGCGTAGTTGCGTGGAGGGCCACGCGCCTGACGAAGACACCCAGTTCAGGATCGGCTCCCTCACCAAGACGTTCACCGCCGTCCTGGTGCTGCGTCTTCGTGACGAGGGACTGCTCGGTCTGGACGACCCGCTGGAGAAGCACCTTCCGGGGACCGGTGTCGGGGAGGTGACCGTCTTTCAGCTGCTGGGCCACAGCGGGGGCCTGGCCGCGGAGACGCCCGCGCCCTGGTGGGAGAGGACGCCCGGCAGCACCCGGCCGGAGCTCGCGGACGTGCTCGGCGGACAGCCGCTGGTACATCCGGCGGGCCGTCGCCACCACTACTCCAACCCCGGTTACACCCTGCTCGGGTCGCTCGTCGAGAAGCTGCGGGCCGATACCTGGTCCGAGGTGCTGCGGCGCGAGATCCTCGAACCGCTCGGCATGGACCGCACCACGGCACAGCCCCGGGCTCCGCACGCCGGAGGCTGGGCGGTCCACCCATGGGCCGACGTCATGCTCCCCGAGCCGGCCGAGGACCTGGGGCTGATGGCGCCGGCGGGCCAGCTCTGGTCGACGACCGCCGACCTTCTCCGCTTCGCGCTCTTCCTGGCGAAGGGCGACGACCGTGTGCTCAGTGCGTCGTCGGTGGAGGAGATGCGCGCTCCCGCGGCGCCTTCGGAGGCAGACGACTGGTCCGGGAACTACGGCCTGGGGCTGCAGACCGTACGCCGTGGGAACCGCACACTGCTGGGTCACACCGGATCGCTGCCCGGCTTCCTGGCCGCGCTGTGGTTCAGCGTCGAGGACGATGTCGCCGCCGTGGTTCTGGCCAACGCCACATCCGGTCCGATGATCGGGGAGGTGGCCGCGGATCTCGTACGGATCGTCGCGGATGCGGAGCCGAGGATCCCCGAGCCGTGGCGCCCGCTGCCGGAGGTGGACGAGGAACTGCTGGCGCTGACCGGCCTCTGGTACTGGGGCGCCCGGCCCCAGACGCTCGTCCTGACCGCGGACCGGGGCGTGGAGCTCCGGCCGCTGAGCGGGCCGGGCAGGGGCGCCCGGTTCCGGGCGTGCCCGGACGGCACCTGGACCGGACTGAACGGCTACTACGCGGGGGAGACGCTCCGGGTCGTACGTTCCGCGGACGGAACCCCGACCCATCTGGACCTGGGATCCTTCGTCTTCACGCGGGAGCCCTACGATCCCGCCTCCGCCGTGCCCGGGGGCGTGGACGAGGGAGGCTGGCGCGGGCTTCCGGAGTGA
- the dnaB gene encoding replicative DNA helicase — MDDPWTDIGPGDRLPVSRQRRGEGKGREEQHERGRDSGWDSGPSGFERVPPQDLDAEQSVLGGMLLSKDAIADVVEILKGHDFYRPAHETVYTAILDLYAKGEPADPITVAAELVKRGEITKVGGAPYLHTLVQSVPTAANASYYAEIVHERAVLRRLVEAGTKITQMGYAADGDVDEIVNSAQAEIYAVTEQRTSEDYLPLGDIMEGALDEIEAIGSRSGEMTGVPTGFTDLDSLTNGLHPGQMIVIAARPAMGKSTLALDFARACSIKSNLPSVIFSLEMGRNEIAMRLLSAEARVALHHMRSGTMTDEDWTRLARRMPDVSAAPLYIDDSPNLSMMEIRAKCRRLKQRNDLKLVVIDYLQLMQSGGAKRAESRQQEVSDMSRNLKLLAKELEIPVIALSQLNRGPEQRTDKKPMVSDLRESGSIEQDADMVILLHREDAYEKESPRAGEADLIVAKHRNGPTATITVAFQGHYSRFVDMAQT; from the coding sequence TTGGACGATCCCTGGACCGACATCGGTCCCGGCGACCGTCTTCCTGTGTCCCGTCAGCGCCGCGGGGAGGGCAAGGGCCGGGAGGAGCAGCACGAGCGCGGCCGGGACAGCGGCTGGGACAGCGGCCCGTCCGGCTTCGAGAGGGTGCCCCCGCAGGACCTCGACGCCGAGCAGTCCGTCCTGGGCGGCATGCTGCTGTCCAAGGACGCGATCGCCGATGTCGTGGAGATCCTCAAGGGCCATGACTTCTACCGTCCCGCCCATGAGACCGTCTACACGGCGATCCTCGACCTCTACGCCAAGGGCGAGCCGGCGGACCCCATCACGGTCGCGGCCGAGCTGGTCAAGCGCGGTGAGATCACCAAGGTGGGCGGGGCTCCCTATCTCCACACCCTGGTCCAGTCGGTCCCGACCGCGGCCAACGCTTCGTACTACGCGGAGATCGTCCACGAACGCGCGGTCCTCCGCCGCCTCGTCGAGGCCGGTACGAAGATCACGCAGATGGGATACGCGGCCGACGGGGACGTCGACGAGATCGTGAACTCGGCGCAGGCCGAGATCTACGCCGTGACCGAGCAGCGCACCAGCGAGGACTACCTGCCGCTGGGCGACATCATGGAGGGCGCGCTCGACGAGATCGAGGCGATCGGTTCCCGCAGCGGGGAGATGACCGGTGTGCCCACCGGGTTCACCGACCTCGACTCCCTGACGAACGGTCTGCACCCCGGCCAGATGATCGTCATCGCGGCCCGCCCCGCCATGGGCAAGTCGACGCTGGCGCTCGACTTCGCCCGCGCGTGTTCGATCAAGAGCAACCTGCCGAGTGTGATCTTCTCCCTCGAGATGGGCCGCAACGAGATCGCGATGCGCCTGTTGTCCGCCGAGGCGAGGGTGGCCCTGCACCACATGCGGTCCGGCACGATGACCGACGAGGACTGGACGCGGCTGGCCCGGCGGATGCCGGACGTCTCGGCCGCTCCGCTGTACATCGACGACTCGCCGAACCTCTCCATGATGGAGATCCGCGCGAAGTGCCGCCGGCTCAAGCAGCGCAACGACCTCAAACTGGTGGTCATCGACTACCTGCAGCTGATGCAGTCCGGTGGCGCGAAGCGGGCCGAGAGCCGGCAGCAGGAGGTCTCGGACATGTCCCGGAACCTCAAACTGCTCGCCAAGGAACTGGAGATCCCCGTCATCGCGCTCTCGCAGCTGAACCGTGGCCCCGAACAGCGCACGGACAAGAAGCCGATGGTCTCCGACCTCCGCGAGTCCGGATCCATCGAGCAGGACGCGGACATGGTGATCCTGCTGCACCGTGAGGACGCCTACGAGAAGGAGTCACCGCGAGCGGGCGAGGCGGACCTGATCGTGGCCAAGCACCGTAACGGTCCGACGGCGACGATCACCGTGGCCTTCCAGGGGCACTACTCGCGCTTCGTGGACATGGCGCAGACCTGA
- a CDS encoding MATE family efflux transporter, which produces MSEDPAPPQRSRRRHDREIFALAVPAFGALVAEPLFVMVDSAIVGHLGTPQLAGLAVAAALLTTAVSIFVFLAYATTAAVARRVGAGDLPAAIRQGMDGIWLALLLGAAVVALTLPLAPWLIEVFGASDTAAPYAVTYLRISSFGIPAMLVVLAATGVLRGLQDTRTPLYVAIGGFAVNGILNAVLVYGAGLGIAGSAWGTVIAQVGMALVYLLVVVRGARRHGASLRPDAAGIRACARAGVPLLVRTLSLRAVLMIATAVAARLGDTDIAAHQIVLSLWSLTAFALDAIAIAGQAIIGRYLGADDAKGAREACRRMVEWGIASGVVIGVLIVVARPLFIPLFTSDTSVQDTLLPALLVVALTQPVAGVVFVLDGVLMGAGDGRYLAWAMLLTLAVFAPVAVLVPELGGGLTALWWAMGLMMAVRLVTLWLRTRSGRWIVTGASR; this is translated from the coding sequence ATGTCCGAGGATCCCGCGCCCCCTCAGCGCTCCCGCCGCCGGCACGACCGCGAGATCTTCGCCCTCGCCGTTCCGGCCTTCGGCGCACTCGTCGCCGAGCCCCTGTTCGTCATGGTCGACAGCGCCATCGTCGGGCATCTCGGCACCCCGCAACTGGCGGGTCTCGCCGTCGCCGCCGCTCTGCTGACCACCGCGGTGAGCATCTTCGTCTTCCTCGCGTACGCCACCACGGCCGCCGTCGCCCGCCGGGTGGGCGCGGGCGACCTGCCCGCCGCGATCCGCCAGGGTATGGACGGCATCTGGCTGGCCCTGCTGCTCGGCGCAGCCGTCGTCGCCCTCACGCTTCCGCTGGCCCCCTGGCTCATCGAGGTCTTCGGAGCGTCGGACACCGCCGCACCGTACGCCGTCACCTATCTGCGGATCTCCAGCTTCGGCATCCCCGCCATGCTGGTGGTACTCGCGGCGACAGGTGTGCTGCGCGGTCTCCAGGACACCCGGACACCTCTCTACGTCGCCATCGGCGGTTTCGCCGTCAACGGCATCCTCAACGCGGTACTCGTCTACGGCGCCGGCCTCGGCATCGCGGGATCCGCCTGGGGAACGGTGATCGCCCAGGTCGGCATGGCGCTCGTCTACCTGCTCGTGGTGGTACGCGGAGCCCGGCGGCACGGCGCCTCGCTCCGTCCTGACGCCGCGGGAATCCGGGCCTGCGCACGGGCGGGTGTGCCCCTGCTCGTACGTACCCTCTCGCTGCGCGCGGTCCTGATGATCGCCACCGCGGTCGCCGCCCGGCTCGGCGACACCGACATCGCCGCACACCAGATCGTCCTCTCCCTGTGGAGCCTCACGGCGTTCGCGCTCGATGCCATCGCCATCGCGGGCCAGGCGATCATCGGCCGCTATCTGGGGGCCGACGACGCCAAGGGCGCCCGGGAAGCCTGCCGGCGGATGGTCGAGTGGGGCATCGCCTCCGGCGTGGTGATCGGAGTCCTGATCGTAGTGGCCCGTCCCCTGTTCATCCCTCTGTTCACCAGCGACACCTCCGTCCAGGACACCCTGCTGCCGGCCCTGCTCGTCGTCGCGCTCACCCAGCCGGTCGCCGGTGTGGTCTTCGTCCTGGACGGTGTGCTGATGGGCGCCGGGGACGGCCGCTATCTGGCCTGGGCCATGCTGCTGACGCTGGCCGTCTTCGCTCCGGTGGCAGTCCTCGTACCCGAACTCGGCGGAGGGCTCACCGCCCTCTGGTGGGCCATGGGCCTGATGATGGCGGTCCGCCTGGTCACTCTCTGGCTGCGTACCCGGTCCGGGCGCTGGATCGTGACCGGTGCATCCCGCTGA
- the rplI gene encoding 50S ribosomal protein L9, with product MKIILTHEVTGLGAAGDVVDVKDGYARNYLVPRGFAIRWTKGGEKDVAQIRRARKIHEIATIEQANEIKAKLEAVKVRLAVRSGDAGRLFGSVTPADIASAIKTAGGPDVDKRRVELGSPIKTLGGHQVSVRLHPEVAATLGIEVVAA from the coding sequence ATGAAGATCATCCTCACCCACGAGGTCACTGGCCTCGGTGCCGCCGGCGACGTCGTGGACGTCAAGGACGGGTACGCCCGTAACTACCTGGTTCCGCGTGGCTTCGCCATCCGCTGGACCAAGGGTGGCGAGAAGGACGTGGCGCAGATCCGCCGCGCCCGCAAGATCCACGAGATCGCGACGATCGAGCAGGCCAACGAGATCAAGGCCAAGCTCGAAGCCGTGAAGGTGCGTCTGGCTGTTCGCTCCGGCGACGCCGGCCGTCTCTTCGGCTCCGTCACCCCGGCCGACATCGCCTCGGCGATCAAGACCGCGGGTGGTCCGGACGTCGACAAGCGTCGCGTCGAGCTCGGCTCGCCGATCAAGACGCTGGGTGGACACCAGGTGTCCGTCCGTCTGCACCCCGAGGTTGCCGCGACGCTCGGTATCGAGGTCGTCGCCGCCTGA
- the rpsR gene encoding 30S ribosomal protein S18 codes for MAKPPVRKPKKKVCAFCKDKTQYVDYKDTNMLRKFISDRGKIRARRVTGNCTQHQRDVATAVKNSREMALLPYTSTAR; via the coding sequence ATGGCGAAGCCGCCTGTGCGCAAGCCTAAGAAGAAGGTCTGCGCTTTCTGCAAGGACAAGACCCAGTACGTGGACTACAAGGACACGAACATGCTGCGGAAGTTCATTTCCGACCGTGGCAAGATCCGTGCCCGCCGCGTGACCGGCAACTGCACGCAGCACCAGCGTGACGTCGCCACGGCAGTCAAGAACAGCCGTGAGATGGCGCTGCTGCCCTACACGTCCACCGCGCGATAA
- a CDS encoding single-stranded DNA-binding protein — protein MAGETVITVVGNLVDDPELRFTPSGAAVAKFRVASTPRIFDRQTNEWKDGEGLFLTCSVWRQAAENVAESLQRGMRVVVQGRLKQRSYEDREGVKRTVYELDVEEVGPSLKNATAKVTKTTGRGGQGGQGGYGGGQQGGGNWGGGPGGGGQQGGGAPADDPWATGGSAGGQGGGQQGGGGSWGGNSGGSGGGYSDEPPF, from the coding sequence ATGGCAGGCGAGACCGTCATCACGGTCGTCGGCAATCTCGTCGACGACCCCGAGCTGCGCTTCACCCCGTCCGGTGCGGCGGTCGCGAAGTTCCGTGTCGCGTCCACTCCCCGCATCTTCGACCGGCAGACCAATGAGTGGAAGGACGGCGAAGGCCTGTTCCTCACCTGCTCGGTCTGGCGTCAGGCGGCGGAGAACGTCGCGGAGTCGCTCCAGCGCGGCATGCGCGTGGTCGTGCAGGGCCGGCTGAAGCAGCGGTCCTACGAGGACCGCGAGGGCGTCAAGCGCACGGTCTACGAGCTGGATGTCGAGGAAGTCGGCCCCAGCCTCAAGAACGCCACGGCCAAGGTCACCAAGACCACCGGTCGCGGCGGTCAGGGCGGCCAGGGTGGATACGGCGGCGGTCAGCAGGGCGGCGGCAACTGGGGCGGCGGTCCCGGTGGCGGCGGCCAGCAGGGCGGCGGCGCTCCGGCCGACGACCCCTGGGCCACCGGCGGTTCCGCCGGCGGACAGGGCGGCGGCCAGCAGGGCGGCGGGGGCAGCTGGGGTGGAAACTCCGGCGGTTCCGGCGGCGGCTACTCGGACGAGCCTCCCTTCTAG
- the rpsF gene encoding 30S ribosomal protein S6 yields the protein MRHYEVMVILDPDLEERAVSPLIENFLSVVREGNGKVEKVDTWGRRRLSYEIKKKPEGIYSVIDLQAEPAVVKELDRQMNLNESVLRTKVLRPEVH from the coding sequence ATGCGTCACTACGAGGTGATGGTCATCCTCGACCCCGATCTCGAGGAGCGAGCTGTCTCCCCGCTGATCGAGAACTTCCTCTCCGTCGTCCGTGAGGGCAACGGAAAGGTCGAGAAGGTCGACACCTGGGGCCGTCGTCGTCTCTCTTACGAGATCAAGAAGAAGCCCGAGGGCATCTACTCGGTCATCGACCTGCAGGCAGAGCCCGCGGTCGTCAAGGAGCTCGACCGACAGATGAACCTGAACGAGTCGGTCCTCCGGACCAAGGTCCTCCGTCCCGAGGTCCACTGA
- a CDS encoding lipid II:glycine glycyltransferase FemX yields the protein MSLTLRTISREQHLAYVQSLPSASHCQVPAWADVKTEWRSESLGWFDRTGEMVGAGLVLYRQLPKIKRYLAYLPEGPVINWYAPNLDDWLQPMLAHLKQQGAFSVKMGPPVVIRRWDSTAIKAGIQDPEVKRLRDIEATHIEPRAFEVSDRLRKMGWQQGEDGGAGFGDVQPRYVFQVPLANRSLEDVLKGFNQLWRRNIKKAEKAGVEVVQGGYEDLAEWQRLYEITAVRDRFRPRPLSYFQRMWTVLNTEDPNRMRLYFARHNGVNLSAATMLVVGGHVWYSYGASDNIGREVRPSNAMQWRMLRDAYAMGATVYDLRGISDSLDETDHLFGLIQFKVGTGGEAVEYVGEWDFPLNKLLHKALDMYMSRR from the coding sequence ATGAGCCTGACCCTGAGGACCATCAGCCGAGAACAGCATCTGGCGTACGTCCAGAGTCTCCCCTCGGCGAGCCACTGCCAGGTCCCGGCGTGGGCGGACGTGAAGACCGAGTGGCGCTCGGAGAGCCTGGGCTGGTTCGACAGGACCGGCGAGATGGTCGGCGCGGGCCTGGTGCTCTACCGCCAGCTGCCCAAGATCAAGCGCTACCTGGCCTACCTCCCCGAGGGCCCGGTCATCAACTGGTACGCCCCCAACCTCGACGACTGGCTCCAGCCGATGCTCGCGCACCTGAAGCAGCAGGGTGCCTTCTCCGTGAAGATGGGTCCGCCGGTGGTCATCCGCCGCTGGGACTCCACGGCCATCAAGGCGGGCATCCAGGACCCCGAGGTCAAGCGGCTGCGCGACATCGAGGCCACCCACATCGAGCCGCGGGCCTTCGAGGTCTCCGACCGGCTGCGGAAGATGGGCTGGCAGCAGGGCGAGGACGGCGGAGCGGGGTTCGGCGACGTACAGCCCCGTTACGTCTTCCAGGTGCCCCTGGCGAACCGCTCCCTGGAGGACGTCCTCAAGGGCTTCAACCAGCTCTGGCGGCGCAACATCAAGAAGGCCGAGAAGGCGGGCGTCGAGGTCGTCCAGGGCGGCTACGAGGACCTGGCCGAGTGGCAGCGGCTGTACGAGATCACCGCGGTGCGCGACCGCTTCCGCCCGCGCCCCCTGTCGTACTTCCAGCGGATGTGGACGGTGCTCAACACCGAGGACCCCAACCGCATGCGCCTGTACTTCGCCCGGCACAACGGGGTGAACCTCTCCGCCGCCACGATGCTCGTGGTCGGCGGGCACGTCTGGTACTCCTACGGGGCCTCGGACAACATCGGGCGCGAGGTCAGGCCGTCGAACGCCATGCAGTGGCGGATGCTGCGTGACGCGTACGCGATGGGTGCCACCGTCTACGACCTCCGGGGCATCAGCGACTCGCTGGACGAGACCGACCATCTGTTCGGCCTGATCCAGTTCAAGGTCGGCACCGGCGGGGAAGCCGTCGAGTACGTCGGCGAGTGGGACTTCCCCCTCAACAAGCTGCTCCACAAGGCGCTCGACATGTATATGTCCCGCCGCTGA
- a CDS encoding alanine racemase, with translation MALSLYVDTARWRAHQKSVLDRFPGLVPVCKGNGYGFGHERLADEAIRFGSDTLAVGTTYEAARIKDWFSGDLLVLTPFRRGEEPVPLPDRVIRSVSSVDGVHALVGARVVIECMSSMKRHGVREEELGQLHAAIEDVRLEGFALHLPLDRTDGSDAVEEVIAWMDRLRANRLPLHTMFVSHLGAEELARLQQQFPQTRFRARIGTRLWLGDHEATEYRGSVLDVTRVAKGDRFGYRQQKAASDGWLVVVAGGTSHGVGLEAPKALHGVMPRAKGVARAGLATVNRNLSPFVWAGKQRWFAEPPHMQVSILFVPADAQEPKVGDELVAHLRHTTTQFDRLVDR, from the coding sequence ATGGCGCTCTCCCTCTACGTCGACACCGCGCGCTGGCGGGCGCACCAGAAGTCCGTGCTGGACCGGTTCCCCGGTCTCGTACCCGTCTGCAAGGGCAACGGGTACGGTTTCGGCCACGAGCGGCTGGCCGACGAGGCGATCCGCTTCGGCTCCGACACCCTGGCCGTCGGCACCACCTACGAGGCCGCCCGGATCAAGGACTGGTTCAGCGGCGACCTGCTGGTGCTCACCCCCTTCCGGCGGGGTGAGGAGCCGGTTCCGCTGCCCGACCGCGTCATCAGGTCGGTCTCCTCGGTCGACGGTGTGCACGCCCTGGTGGGCGCCCGGGTGGTCATCGAGTGCATGAGCTCGATGAAGCGCCACGGCGTCAGGGAGGAGGAGCTCGGCCAGCTGCACGCGGCGATCGAGGACGTACGCCTCGAAGGGTTCGCGCTGCACCTGCCGCTGGACCGCACGGACGGTTCGGACGCGGTGGAGGAGGTCATCGCCTGGATGGACCGGCTGCGCGCCAACCGGCTCCCCCTGCACACCATGTTCGTCAGCCACCTGGGGGCCGAGGAACTCGCACGGCTCCAGCAGCAGTTCCCGCAGACCCGTTTCCGCGCGCGTATCGGCACCCGGCTGTGGCTGGGCGACCACGAGGCGACGGAGTACCGCGGCTCGGTGCTCGACGTCACGCGCGTCGCCAAGGGCGACCGCTTCGGCTACCGCCAGCAGAAGGCCGCCTCCGACGGCTGGCTGGTCGTCGTGGCGGGCGGTACGTCGCACGGGGTCGGGCTGGAGGCGCCCAAGGCGCTGCACGGTGTGATGCCCCGGGCCAAGGGGGTCGCCCGGGCCGGACTGGCCACGGTCAACCGCAATCTGTCGCCGTTCGTCTGGGCGGGCAAGCAGCGCTGGTTCGCCGAGCCGCCGCACATGCAGGTGTCGATCCTGTTCGTCCCCGCGGACGCGCAGGAACCGAAGGTGGGGGACGAACTGGTGGCCCATCTGCGCCACACCACCACCCAGTTCGACCGCCTGGTGGACCGGTAG
- a CDS encoding glycosyltransferase family 87 protein translates to MPSAEETSVHQERPAVRPTEQDEIAAAGSELIGGPVGRWARTGTGPLTPVRVMVLVAIGMFALGMVQKLPCYDAAWFQGVNSQYTHACYSDIPHLYVGRGFADGLIPYADRLNGDMEYLEYPVLTGLFMQVASWLTPASDTDTAQLREQMYWMANAGMLMICAVVIVVCVARTHRDRPWDGLLVALAPAFALTATINWDLFAGALTAAAMLMWSRGRAFAFGVLIGLATAAKLYPVLLLGPLLVLCLRAGRTREFGKALTGAVAAWLVVNLPVMLHSPEGWKKFYTFSQERQIDFGSFWLVITQRTGKPIDVGTVNTASVLLMIVLCAGIAGLALGARRRPRFAQLAFLVVAAFILTNKVYSPQYVLWLIPLAALARPRWRDFLIWQACEVMYFLGIWMYLAYTMGGDRHQGLPEDGYQVAIALHLLGTLYLCAVVVRDILMPERDPVRRDGSDDPSGGVLDGAPDTVALGRAVREPGRPEEAGDEAGSAPPAH, encoded by the coding sequence ATGCCAAGCGCAGAGGAAACGAGCGTGCACCAGGAGCGGCCGGCCGTCCGGCCCACGGAGCAGGACGAGATCGCGGCGGCCGGGAGCGAGCTGATCGGCGGCCCGGTGGGCCGCTGGGCCCGCACCGGCACCGGCCCGCTCACCCCGGTCCGCGTGATGGTGCTCGTGGCGATCGGGATGTTCGCCCTCGGCATGGTGCAGAAACTGCCGTGCTACGACGCGGCGTGGTTCCAGGGGGTGAACTCGCAGTACACCCACGCGTGCTACTCCGACATCCCGCACCTCTACGTCGGACGCGGCTTCGCCGACGGGCTGATCCCCTACGCCGACCGCCTGAACGGCGACATGGAGTACCTCGAATACCCGGTGCTCACCGGGCTGTTCATGCAGGTCGCCTCATGGCTGACACCGGCCTCGGACACCGACACCGCGCAACTGCGTGAGCAGATGTACTGGATGGCCAACGCGGGCATGCTGATGATCTGCGCGGTCGTCATCGTCGTCTGCGTCGCCCGCACCCACCGCGACCGCCCCTGGGACGGTCTCCTCGTCGCCCTCGCGCCCGCCTTCGCCCTCACCGCGACGATCAACTGGGACCTGTTCGCCGGTGCCCTGACCGCCGCGGCGATGCTCATGTGGTCGCGCGGCAGGGCCTTCGCCTTCGGCGTCCTCATCGGGCTGGCGACGGCGGCCAAGCTCTACCCGGTCCTCCTGCTGGGTCCGCTGCTCGTCCTGTGCCTGCGGGCCGGCAGGACGAGGGAGTTCGGCAAGGCCCTGACCGGCGCCGTGGCCGCGTGGCTGGTGGTGAACCTGCCGGTCATGCTCCACTCCCCCGAGGGGTGGAAGAAGTTCTACACCTTCAGCCAGGAACGGCAGATCGACTTCGGCTCGTTCTGGCTGGTCATCACCCAGCGCACCGGCAAGCCCATCGACGTCGGCACGGTGAACACCGCCTCCGTGCTCCTGATGATCGTGCTGTGCGCGGGGATCGCCGGGCTGGCGCTCGGCGCCCGGCGCCGGCCGAGGTTCGCCCAGCTCGCCTTCCTGGTGGTGGCCGCCTTCATTCTGACGAACAAGGTCTACTCACCGCAGTACGTGCTGTGGCTGATCCCGCTCGCCGCGCTGGCCAGGCCCCGCTGGCGCGACTTCCTGATCTGGCAGGCGTGCGAGGTCATGTACTTCCTGGGCATCTGGATGTACCTCGCCTACACGATGGGCGGCGACCGGCACCAGGGGCTCCCGGAGGACGGCTACCAGGTGGCGATCGCGCTGCACCTGCTGGGCACGCTGTACCTGTGCGCCGTGGTCGTCAGGGACATCCTGATGCCGGAGCGCGACCCGGTGCGCCGCGACGGCTCCGACGACCCGTCGGGCGGGGTGCTCGACGGGGCACCGGACACCGTCGCCCTCGGCAGGGCCGTGCGGGAGCCCGGCCGGCCGGAGGAGGCGGGGGACGAGGCGGGGAGCGCCCCGCCCGCCCACTGA